A stretch of the Coprobacillus cateniformis genome encodes the following:
- a CDS encoding PTS sugar transporter subunit IIC has protein sequence MNKDELMVKVLGFAGKVQGNKYLTAISQGLMQTLPILMIGSIALLLAVLPIDAWQGLITDLGIKAKLLAGSTLTTSLIALYSCFCIGYQLAIQYKQDGIAAGLISVFSFLVLTPLNEGALDTSWLSAQGLFAAMIASLVCTRIYVLCIEKNLTIKMPEGVPGFVQRSFQTLFPAIISGAVAMVASFLFGLTSYGSFAQMIYSVVAIPLQGLSGNVWSLVFIVFIQMILWFFGIHGSLVVGSFITALYLPMDTANMDALAAGLSNSELPHILGKTFYGLYAGIGGAGGTLSLLIVILIFAKAKKNKTLGKLAIVPGCFTINEPVVFGYPLILNPIMAIPFIITPLVQILVAYAAIAVGLVPRLTGIQVPFGMPILLNGFMAGGWQHAILQIICIAIGVAIWFPFFKLSDKKDYELELSGEVTGE, from the coding sequence ATGAACAAAGATGAATTGATGGTAAAGGTTTTGGGATTTGCAGGTAAAGTTCAGGGTAATAAATACTTAACAGCCATTTCCCAAGGATTAATGCAAACATTACCAATATTGATGATAGGATCAATTGCGTTACTATTAGCAGTGTTACCAATTGATGCATGGCAAGGTTTGATAACTGATTTGGGAATTAAAGCAAAGCTATTAGCGGGTTCAACATTAACAACGAGTTTAATTGCTTTATATTCATGTTTCTGTATTGGATATCAATTAGCAATTCAATATAAGCAAGATGGAATTGCAGCAGGATTGATTTCTGTATTTTCATTCTTGGTTTTAACGCCATTAAATGAGGGGGCTCTAGATACTTCATGGTTATCTGCTCAAGGCTTATTTGCAGCAATGATTGCTTCATTAGTGTGTACAAGAATTTATGTTTTATGTATTGAGAAAAATTTAACAATTAAAATGCCTGAAGGTGTTCCTGGGTTTGTTCAAAGAAGTTTTCAAACATTATTTCCTGCAATTATTTCAGGAGCAGTTGCTATGGTTGCCAGTTTCTTATTTGGTTTAACTAGCTATGGTTCATTTGCACAAATGATTTACTCAGTTGTCGCAATACCTTTACAAGGTTTAAGTGGAAATGTCTGGTCATTAGTATTTATAGTATTTATTCAGATGATTTTATGGTTCTTTGGTATCCATGGTTCTTTAGTAGTTGGAAGTTTTATTACAGCATTATATTTACCAATGGATACTGCAAATATGGATGCATTGGCAGCAGGTTTATCAAATAGCGAATTGCCACATATTCTAGGTAAGACATTCTATGGTTTATATGCAGGTATTGGTGGAGCAGGTGGAACTTTATCATTATTAATTGTTATCTTAATATTTGCTAAAGCGAAAAAGAATAAAACATTAGGTAAATTGGCTATTGTACCAGGCTGTTTTACAATTAATGAACCAGTAGTATTTGGTTATCCATTGATATTAAATCCAATTATGGCTATTCCATTTATTATAACACCATTAGTTCAAATTTTAGTGGCATATGCAGCCATTGCAGTTGGTCTTGTTCCAAGATTAACAGGTATTCAGGTTCCATTTGGCATGCCAATATTACTTAATGGATTCATGGCTGGTGGATGGCAACACGCTATATTGCAAATTATATGTATTGCAATAGGAGTAGCTATTTGGTTCCCATTCTTTAAGTTATCTGATAAAAAAGATTATGAACTAGAGCTCTCTGGAGAAGTTACGGGAGAATAA
- a CDS encoding alpha/beta hydrolase produces the protein MISEKIQLNKTAYLETYLLNNSQEYNVGKKRPFVLVIPGGGYAFTSDREAEPIALKFNSIGFNSGVLWYTVMDQVTNVPHNALIEGAMAIKYIREHGEEWLIDTDNIIVCGFSAGGHLTVQLATRWHQEWLAKELNTTSDMLKVNLAIPCYAAAKSKKFAVDDLGFAHQLIENPNTANVRFFGVEDPTDEEVEAYNILNYIDKHTPPMFIWHTFEDVLVDVSASIELAAKLKEKNVPFELHIFEKGEHGLALCDRTTSRKASHHNNHVIHWFELCEEWLSDYID, from the coding sequence ATGATAAGTGAAAAAATACAATTGAATAAAACAGCTTATTTAGAGACTTATTTATTAAATAATTCCCAAGAATATAACGTTGGTAAAAAGCGACCATTTGTTCTAGTTATACCTGGTGGTGGTTATGCCTTTACGAGTGATCGGGAAGCAGAACCAATTGCCCTAAAATTTAATAGTATTGGATTCAATAGTGGAGTTTTATGGTATACAGTCATGGACCAAGTTACAAATGTTCCCCATAATGCTTTAATAGAGGGGGCTATGGCTATTAAATATATAAGAGAACATGGAGAAGAATGGTTGATTGATACAGATAATATTATTGTATGTGGATTTTCTGCTGGTGGACATCTTACTGTTCAGTTGGCAACAAGATGGCATCAAGAATGGTTGGCTAAAGAATTAAATACGACAAGTGATATGTTAAAGGTTAATTTGGCTATTCCTTGTTATGCGGCTGCTAAAAGTAAAAAGTTTGCAGTAGATGATTTAGGGTTTGCACATCAGTTGATTGAAAATCCTAATACTGCAAATGTTCGTTTCTTTGGAGTGGAGGACCCTACGGATGAAGAGGTTGAAGCATATAATATATTAAATTATATTGATAAGCATACACCACCTATGTTTATTTGGCATACATTTGAAGATGTGTTGGTTGATGTATCAGCATCTATTGAATTAGCAGCAAAATTAAAAGAAAAAAATGTTCCATTTGAATTACATATATTTGAAAAAGGAGAACATGGTTTAGCATTATGTGATAGAACAACTTCACGAAAAGCCAGTCATCATAATAACCATGTTATTCATTGGTTTGAACTATGTGAGGAATGGTTATCTGATTATATAGATTAG
- a CDS encoding transketolase, translating to MDLQILKNQSYDLRKDIIDLCYQSQSGHVGGSLSSIDLLNVLYFHVMNVSPVHFNEENRDRFILSKGHIAEALYVVLAKKGYFDFNELNQYCKYGSKYFGHPSSKVKGVELNSGALGHGLALGVGIAIAAKKMNRDYRTYVLMGDGELAEGSVWESAMAAAFYQLDNLCTIVDRNRLQISGNTEDIMALENLKEKWQSFGFEVLEIDGNNYHQIIDSFEKAKEIKNKPTLILANTIKGKGISFMENKASWHHGVITDEQYQTCLKELEEAKNEQNI from the coding sequence ATGGATTTGCAGATTCTAAAAAATCAATCTTATGATTTACGAAAAGATATTATTGATTTATGTTATCAATCACAATCAGGACATGTTGGTGGCTCTTTATCTTCAATAGATCTTTTAAATGTTTTGTATTTCCATGTTATGAATGTTAGCCCAGTTCATTTTAATGAAGAAAATAGAGATCGTTTTATATTGAGTAAAGGTCATATTGCTGAAGCATTATATGTCGTACTTGCTAAAAAAGGATATTTTGACTTTAATGAATTAAATCAATATTGTAAATATGGTTCAAAATATTTTGGGCATCCCTCTTCTAAAGTAAAGGGAGTTGAACTGAACAGTGGGGCATTAGGACATGGTTTGGCTTTAGGTGTTGGGATAGCCATTGCAGCCAAAAAAATGAATAGAGATTATCGCACATATGTATTAATGGGCGATGGTGAATTGGCAGAGGGTTCAGTTTGGGAATCAGCAATGGCAGCAGCATTTTATCAATTAGATAATTTATGTACGATTGTTGATAGAAACCGGCTTCAAATTAGTGGTAATACTGAAGATATAATGGCGTTAGAGAATTTAAAAGAAAAATGGCAATCATTTGGTTTTGAAGTATTAGAGATTGATGGAAATAATTATCACCAAATTATAGATTCTTTTGAAAAAGCAAAAGAGATTAAAAATAAACCAACTCTTATTCTAGCAAATACAATAAAAGGTAAAGGGATATCTTTTATGGAAAACAAGGCAAGTTGGCATCATGGTGTTATTACTGATGAACAATATCAAACATGCTTAAAAGAATTGGAGGAAGCTAAAAATGAGCAGAATATCTAA
- a CDS encoding transketolase family protein, whose protein sequence is MSRISNRAVICEKLLEYAKKDSQICIVTSDSRGSASLTPFANQYPDRIIEVGIAEQNLVGVSAGLAYAGLKPYAASPACFLTMRSIEQIKVDVAYSKTNVKLIGISAGVSYGALGMTHHSLQDIAVLAAIPNMTIIAPADRYETAKMMDALQKFEGPVYIRVSRNPVDDVYSHTDFDYQIGKANILKQGDDITLIAYGDMVNVIDKAGQILETQGIHARVINMHTIKPLDKEVIIKAANETKGIIVVEEHSIYNGLGSLVSQIVCANHPCPVKTVALPDDTLVTGEAQELFDHYDLTKENIACMAKEMLEG, encoded by the coding sequence ATGAGCAGAATATCTAATAGAGCAGTTATCTGTGAAAAATTATTAGAATATGCAAAAAAAGATTCTCAAATCTGTATAGTGACAAGTGATTCAAGAGGGTCAGCTTCTTTAACTCCATTTGCTAATCAATATCCAGATAGAATTATTGAAGTTGGAATTGCTGAACAAAATTTAGTTGGTGTTAGTGCAGGACTAGCTTATGCAGGATTGAAACCATATGCAGCTTCGCCAGCTTGCTTTTTAACAATGCGTTCAATTGAACAAATTAAGGTTGATGTTGCCTATTCAAAAACAAATGTTAAATTAATTGGAATTAGTGCAGGTGTAAGTTATGGAGCATTAGGAATGACACATCATTCATTGCAAGATATTGCAGTCCTTGCAGCAATTCCAAACATGACAATTATAGCACCTGCTGATAGATATGAGACCGCAAAAATGATGGATGCATTACAAAAATTTGAAGGACCCGTATATATAAGAGTAAGTCGTAATCCAGTTGATGATGTTTATAGTCATACTGATTTTGATTATCAAATTGGGAAAGCGAATATTTTAAAACAGGGTGATGATATAACTCTGATTGCCTATGGGGATATGGTAAATGTGATTGATAAAGCAGGCCAGATTTTAGAAACTCAAGGAATACATGCTAGAGTTATTAATATGCATACTATTAAGCCATTAGATAAAGAAGTTATTATTAAGGCTGCTAATGAAACAAAAGGAATCATAGTTGTTGAAGAACATAGTATTTATAACGGTTTAGGAAGCTTAGTTAGCCAAATTGTTTGTGCAAATCATCCATGTCCAGTGAAAACAGTAGCATTACCAGATGATACATTAGTAACTGGCGAAGCACAAGAATTGTTTGATCATTATGATTTAACAAAAGAAAATATAGCATGTATGGCTAAGGAAATGTTAGAGGGTTAA
- a CDS encoding FGGY-family carbohydrate kinase, with product MKYILTVDQSTFSTKVFLIDEMGQIHASKSIKHKQNYPENNWVEHDASEIYHNLVTATENIKQQHSKLFQDIVGIAITNQRETTVLWDKITQEPVTNAIVWQCRRTLKICDELSKYDERVEELTGLKINPYFSATKLKWLLEHYPDKNRSYAFGTIESWLIYKLTHGKKHVSDVTNASRTLLMNIETLKWDDELCQIFDIPQYLLPEILNNDDIFGYSDIEGLLPYRVPICGIIGDSQASLYAQHCFESGAMKVTLGTGSSLLMNSGHEKPEKMIGIVSAIAWCLDKEVTYAREAIINCSCDTLNWLKDQMHLFKKEDELNDIWDKVPNNDGVYLVPAFVGLSVPWWSNHAKASISGLSRSHTYNHVLRAGLESIVYQIFDAAATLMYDSQQKLNVDGGAVFNEGLLQFLSDILNMEVGVSLHCDLSAMGAYEIARTRLLSKEKLINVQKTYYPNMSKEDRIKNIEGWHYAVEGVLAMSEKER from the coding sequence ATGAAATATATCTTAACTGTTGATCAAAGCACATTCTCAACAAAAGTATTTTTAATAGATGAAATGGGCCAGATCCATGCTTCAAAATCAATTAAACATAAACAAAACTACCCTGAAAATAACTGGGTAGAGCATGATGCTAGTGAAATTTATCATAACTTAGTTACAGCAACAGAAAATATTAAGCAGCAACATTCTAAATTATTTCAAGACATAGTAGGTATTGCAATTACAAATCAAAGAGAAACAACTGTATTGTGGGATAAAATCACACAAGAACCTGTTACAAATGCTATTGTCTGGCAATGTCGAAGAACTTTAAAAATATGTGATGAATTATCAAAATATGATGAAAGAGTAGAAGAGTTAACAGGTTTAAAAATCAATCCATATTTTTCAGCAACAAAATTAAAATGGCTTTTAGAGCATTATCCAGATAAAAATCGTTCATATGCTTTTGGAACAATAGAATCATGGTTAATTTATAAATTAACTCATGGCAAAAAACATGTTAGCGATGTTACAAATGCTTCAAGAACTTTATTGATGAATATTGAAACGTTAAAATGGGATGATGAGTTGTGCCAAATATTTGATATTCCCCAATATCTATTACCAGAAATATTAAATAATGACGATATATTTGGTTATTCAGATATTGAAGGGTTATTGCCATATAGAGTTCCAATATGCGGTATTATTGGCGATTCTCAAGCATCATTGTATGCCCAACATTGTTTTGAAAGTGGGGCAATGAAAGTTACATTAGGTACGGGTTCAAGTTTGTTAATGAATAGCGGGCATGAAAAACCAGAGAAAATGATAGGTATTGTTTCAGCTATAGCCTGGTGTTTAGATAAAGAAGTGACTTATGCTAGAGAAGCCATTATTAATTGTAGTTGTGATACTTTAAACTGGTTAAAAGATCAAATGCATTTGTTTAAAAAAGAGGATGAATTAAATGATATTTGGGATAAAGTTCCAAATAATGATGGCGTTTATTTAGTTCCAGCCTTTGTTGGTTTATCAGTTCCTTGGTGGTCTAATCATGCTAAAGCAAGTATCAGCGGATTATCTAGAAGCCACACTTATAATCATGTACTCAGAGCGGGATTGGAGTCAATTGTTTATCAGATTTTTGATGCTGCTGCGACATTAATGTATGATTCCCAACAAAAATTAAATGTTGATGGTGGGGCAGTATTTAATGAAGGATTATTACAATTTTTATCTGATATTTTAAATATGGAAGTTGGTGTAAGTCTTCATTGTGATTTATCAGCAATGGGAGCTTATGAAATTGCCAGAACCCGTTTATTAAGTAAAGAGAAATTGATAAATGTTCAAAAAACATATTATCCAAATATGTCTAAAGAAGATAGAATTAAAAATATTGAAGGGTGGCATTATGCTGTTGAAGGTGTTCTTGCTATGAGTGAGAAAGAAAGGTGA
- a CDS encoding L-fucose/L-arabinose isomerase family protein, whose translation MNKVRLGYIPTRRDIFSKEDAIKYKELILEKLKSWNIDIVDIEDINEEGLLFDDNDIDKIVDKMVENKVDALFFPHCNFGTEYLVAMVAKRLNLPTLIWGPRDEEPLSDGARLRDSQCGLFATGKVLRRFSVKFTYLTMCRLKDKQFKEGVFRFLATANIVKEMRDLTILQISTRPAGFWTMMVNEGELLERFNVKIHPIDLSEIKEEMDRIKKEDGDALHKTMVYLKENTVVGINDQAVKDVSALKCAIKNLADRYHCKAAAIQCWNAMQGVLGIFPCAANALLTDERFPVTCETDIHGAITAIMAQAASLENNVTFFADWTVPHPTNDNAELLQHCGPWPISLMKEKPKLGAPFAFHHSHPGSLHGEMKEGQVSILRFDGDNGEYSMLMGEAHTVEGPFNQGTYVWIEVNNLKKLEDKLVKGPYVHHCVGIYENILPQIYDACHYIDGLIPDLYDRDEESLAAIIRGE comes from the coding sequence ATGAATAAAGTAAGATTAGGGTATATTCCTACAAGGAGAGATATTTTTAGTAAAGAAGATGCTATTAAATATAAAGAGTTAATTCTTGAAAAACTAAAAAGTTGGAATATTGATATTGTTGATATTGAAGATATCAATGAAGAAGGTCTATTATTTGATGATAATGATATAGATAAAATTGTTGATAAAATGGTAGAGAATAAAGTAGATGCGTTATTCTTCCCACATTGTAATTTTGGTACAGAATATTTGGTAGCTATGGTTGCGAAAAGACTGAATTTACCGACTTTAATATGGGGTCCAAGAGATGAAGAACCATTATCTGATGGTGCACGTTTAAGAGATTCTCAATGTGGTTTGTTTGCAACTGGTAAAGTTCTAAGGAGGTTTTCGGTCAAATTTACTTATTTAACAATGTGTCGTTTAAAAGATAAACAATTTAAAGAGGGGGTATTTAGATTTCTAGCAACTGCTAATATTGTTAAAGAAATGAGAGATCTGACTATCTTACAAATCTCTACAAGACCAGCAGGATTCTGGACGATGATGGTTAATGAAGGTGAATTATTAGAAAGATTTAATGTTAAAATTCATCCAATAGATTTATCTGAAATCAAAGAGGAAATGGATCGTATAAAAAAAGAAGATGGAGATGCTTTGCATAAAACTATGGTATATTTGAAAGAAAATACAGTTGTAGGAATTAATGATCAAGCGGTTAAAGATGTTTCCGCATTAAAATGTGCAATTAAAAATTTAGCAGATAGATATCATTGTAAAGCGGCGGCTATTCAATGCTGGAATGCCATGCAAGGTGTTTTAGGAATTTTCCCATGTGCAGCAAATGCTTTGTTAACAGATGAAAGATTTCCAGTGACTTGTGAAACAGATATCCATGGGGCTATTACGGCAATCATGGCACAAGCAGCATCATTAGAGAATAACGTGACATTCTTTGCTGATTGGACAGTTCCACATCCAACAAATGATAATGCTGAATTATTACAACATTGTGGACCTTGGCCAATTTCATTAATGAAAGAAAAACCAAAATTAGGAGCTCCATTTGCTTTTCATCATTCTCATCCTGGATCATTACATGGTGAAATGAAAGAAGGTCAAGTGAGTATCTTAAGATTTGATGGTGATAATGGAGAATATTCTATGCTTATGGGAGAAGCTCATACTGTAGAAGGACCATTTAATCAAGGAACATATGTATGGATTGAAGTAAACAATTTAAAGAAACTTGAAGATAAACTTGTAAAAGGACCATATGTACATCATTGTGTAGGTATTTATGAAAATATATTGCCACAAATCTATGATGCATGTCATTATATAGATGGATTAATTCCTGATCTTTATGATCGAGATGAAGAATCATTAGCAGCAATTATAAGGGGTGAATAA
- a CDS encoding DUF4038 domain-containing protein → MTLTIHKKNFIKDGKPFFYLADTCWSAFTNIPENDWHYYLQYRKRQGYNVLQINILPQWDASGTDLNYVPYVLKEDGGYDFTKINDDYFQHAKRMCEIAKEYNFELALVALWCNYVPKTWANNMLPLNTMPFDCVDRYIEKVDETFTQFNPIYIISGDTDLNEEITRNYYNKASDLLREAAPQCIQTLHVRGRLMEIPEEMINRMDFYMFQSGHNAKTENLCMTYRLPEYFVENYPGKPLINSEPCYEQMGSSGRIYGRHHRFNIRRAAWQSLLSGACSGITYGAAGIYSWHIYGKNFGSAIGEGFDMPNPWQQAIHYPGAWEYGDIKHIFNEFQVTELISKQKVLLNNTEEIRVACTPDEKLMMIYLPENTTIKLNYHFSEDDECTIIDLNTLHRECGRIYNHKDICYLDMHVFEHDVLYIIRRK, encoded by the coding sequence ATGACATTAACAATTCATAAGAAAAATTTTATTAAAGATGGAAAACCATTCTTTTACCTAGCAGATACATGTTGGTCGGCTTTTACGAACATTCCTGAAAATGATTGGCATTACTATTTACAATATCGTAAAAGACAGGGATATAATGTATTACAAATTAACATACTTCCCCAATGGGATGCTAGTGGCACAGATTTAAATTATGTACCATATGTATTAAAAGAAGATGGAGGGTATGACTTTACAAAAATTAATGATGATTATTTTCAACATGCGAAAAGAATGTGTGAAATTGCTAAAGAGTATAATTTTGAATTAGCATTAGTTGCATTATGGTGTAACTATGTACCAAAAACATGGGCAAACAATATGTTACCATTAAATACAATGCCATTTGATTGTGTTGATAGATATATTGAAAAAGTTGATGAAACATTTACACAATTTAATCCCATCTATATTATTAGTGGAGATACTGATTTAAATGAAGAAATAACAAGAAACTATTATAATAAAGCAAGTGACCTATTAAGGGAAGCTGCTCCTCAATGTATACAGACATTACATGTAAGAGGACGCTTAATGGAAATACCTGAAGAAATGATTAATAGAATGGATTTCTATATGTTTCAATCTGGCCATAATGCAAAAACAGAAAATTTATGTATGACATATCGTTTACCTGAATATTTTGTTGAAAATTATCCAGGAAAACCATTAATTAATTCAGAACCTTGTTATGAACAAATGGGTTCTTCAGGAAGAATTTATGGTAGACATCATCGTTTCAATATTAGACGTGCAGCTTGGCAAAGTTTACTTTCAGGAGCTTGTTCAGGTATAACATATGGCGCAGCTGGTATCTATAGTTGGCATATTTATGGTAAGAACTTTGGTTCAGCAATAGGTGAGGGATTTGATATGCCTAATCCATGGCAACAGGCAATTCATTACCCAGGGGCATGGGAATATGGGGATATTAAACATATTTTTAATGAATTCCAGGTTACTGAATTAATTTCAAAGCAGAAGGTTTTGTTGAATAATACAGAAGAAATTAGGGTAGCTTGTACTCCAGATGAAAAATTGATGATGATCTACCTTCCAGAAAATACAACAATTAAATTGAATTATCATTTTTCAGAAGATGATGAATGCACAATCATTGATTTAAATACACTACATAGAGAATGTGGAAGAATATACAATCACAAGGATATTTGTTATTTGGATATGCACGTTTTTGAACATGATGTGCTTTATATTATTAGGAGAAAATAA
- a CDS encoding PTS sugar transporter subunit IIB: MSNILLLCASGVTSSLLAQKLNRIVENDLNGYNLITCSICDVARYADDTSIMLLTPQVRFNYDKIQQMYSDKHVLKIDNKDYKQLNIDNILEMIKNQIY, translated from the coding sequence ATGAGTAATATTTTATTGTTATGTGCTAGTGGAGTAACATCATCATTATTAGCACAAAAGTTAAATAGAATAGTTGAAAATGATTTGAATGGCTATAATTTAATAACTTGTTCAATTTGTGATGTGGCAAGGTATGCAGATGATACATCAATTATGTTACTCACACCACAGGTGAGATTTAATTATGATAAAATACAACAAATGTATTCAGATAAACATGTTTTAAAAATAGATAATAAAGATTATAAACAATTAAATATTGATAATATTCTTGAGATGATTAAAAATCAAATATACTAG